In Dolichospermum flos-aquae CCAP 1403/13F, the following proteins share a genomic window:
- a CDS encoding universal stress protein — MIQKILLAVSGLGHAEEMLKNLKELPSFRGARVTVLHVVTPQSTAAVMTDKWEEGGKILAKAIQYLNLDPSQVSSILRQGDPKDVVCQVADEMEADLIIMGSRGMKRLQSIFSNSVSQYVFQLSSRPMLLVKDDIYVKNIKRIMVAMDNSESAKNCLNLALFLLRGVAGGQLVLANVNADLGGKLSGITDLKPERNSVLGMAVAEAEKQSVAVRCITSSGKPGEEICRLTNELNIDLLLIGSPDRRPSIAKSFVDIDRLIGSSLSDYVRVNATCPVLLARTIG; from the coding sequence ATGATCCAAAAAATTTTGTTAGCTGTCTCCGGTTTGGGACACGCGGAAGAAATGCTCAAGAACTTGAAAGAACTACCTTCATTTCGAGGAGCAAGAGTCACAGTTCTCCACGTTGTCACCCCACAAAGCACTGCGGCTGTAATGACTGACAAATGGGAAGAAGGGGGCAAAATTCTCGCTAAGGCTATTCAGTATTTAAACTTAGACCCCAGCCAAGTTTCTTCTATTTTACGTCAAGGTGATCCCAAGGATGTAGTTTGTCAAGTCGCTGACGAAATGGAAGCTGACTTGATTATTATGGGTTCACGGGGAATGAAGCGGCTACAATCTATTTTCTCCAATTCCGTCAGTCAGTACGTTTTCCAACTGTCTTCCCGTCCCATGTTGCTAGTGAAAGATGACATTTATGTCAAAAACATTAAGCGCATTATGGTGGCAATGGATAATTCTGAATCTGCTAAAAACTGCTTAAATTTGGCTTTGTTCTTACTTAGGGGTGTTGCGGGTGGACAATTGGTTTTAGCTAATGTTAATGCAGATTTAGGTGGTAAATTATCAGGTATTACTGATCTTAAACCAGAGAGAAATTCTGTGTTAGGAATGGCTGTGGCAGAGGCAGAAAAGCAATCTGTAGCAGTGCGTTGTATTACTAGCAGTGGTAAACCTGGGGAAGAAATTTGTCGTTTAACTAATGAGTTGAATATAGACTTATTATTGATTGGTTCCCCGGACCGTCGCCCATCTATTGCTAAGAGTTTTGTTGATATAGATCGGCTCATTGGCTCGTCTTTATCTGACTATGTTCGTGTTAATGCTACCTGTCCAGTTCTCTTGGCACGCACTATTGGATAA
- the tgt gene encoding tRNA guanosine(34) transglycosylase Tgt → MSANFSFESLATCSQTKARAGIFSTPHGIVETPRFMPVGTLANVKTITPAQLGATGAQMVLANTYHLHLQPGEAIVAGGGGLHKFMGWSGPMLTDSGGFQVFSLSEMRKITEEGVTFRSPHDGQIIKLTPERSIEIQNILGADVIMAFDECPPYPATRQEVEAATDRTYRWLKRSISAHQRQDQALFPIVQGGVYLDLRARAAQELAQLDMPGYAIGGVSVGEPTDLMAQIVQTTAPLLPMNKPRYLMGVGTYREMAIAIASGVDLFDCVIPTRWARHGTAIVSGERWNIKNAKFREDFTPLDTTCPCYTCENFSRAYLSHLVRSQEILAYTLLTIHNITELIRFTQKIRASILSDRFVTDFGHWLEPSAIDLEKTED, encoded by the coding sequence TTGAGCGCCAATTTTTCCTTTGAAAGTCTCGCTACCTGTAGCCAGACCAAAGCTAGAGCCGGAATATTTTCTACTCCCCACGGAATTGTAGAAACACCCAGGTTTATGCCTGTGGGAACATTAGCTAATGTCAAAACTATCACCCCTGCCCAACTGGGAGCAACAGGAGCGCAGATGGTTTTAGCTAATACCTATCATTTACATCTCCAACCGGGAGAAGCCATTGTTGCTGGTGGTGGTGGACTACATAAATTCATGGGTTGGTCTGGACCAATGCTTACAGATTCCGGTGGATTTCAGGTTTTCAGTCTGAGCGAAATGCGGAAAATTACTGAAGAAGGTGTAACTTTCCGTTCTCCTCATGATGGGCAAATCATTAAATTAACGCCAGAACGCTCTATTGAAATTCAGAATATTTTAGGGGCGGATGTGATCATGGCTTTTGATGAATGTCCTCCCTATCCTGCCACTCGTCAGGAAGTTGAAGCCGCCACTGACCGAACCTATCGCTGGTTAAAACGCTCTATATCCGCCCATCAACGCCAGGATCAGGCATTGTTTCCCATTGTCCAGGGGGGAGTATATTTAGACTTACGCGCCCGTGCTGCTCAAGAATTGGCGCAGTTGGATATGCCGGGATATGCCATTGGTGGGGTCAGCGTGGGTGAACCAACGGATTTAATGGCGCAAATTGTCCAAACTACAGCGCCGTTGTTACCGATGAATAAACCCCGTTATTTGATGGGTGTGGGAACTTATCGAGAAATGGCTATTGCGATCGCTTCTGGGGTAGATTTATTTGATTGCGTCATTCCCACACGCTGGGCTAGACATGGAACGGCTATTGTCTCCGGTGAACGCTGGAATATCAAAAATGCTAAGTTTCGTGAAGATTTTACACCATTGGATACAACTTGCCCTTGTTACACCTGTGAAAATTTCAGTCGGGCTTATTTATCTCATTTAGTGCGATCGCAGGAAATATTAGCATATACTTTGTTGACTATTCATAACATCACCGAATTAATTCGCTTTACTCAAAAGATTCGCGCATCAATTTTGAGCGATCGCTTTGTTACCGATTTTGGTCATTGGTTAGAACCATCAGCAATTGATTTAGAAAAAACTGAGGACTGA
- the cobS gene encoding adenosylcobinamide-GDP ribazoletransferase, whose product MANVLRWWQQQLLNLVAAVIFYTAIPLPYLQNLDFQKVACFAPVIGLMIGGILGGLDTGMNYLGVPVLTRNALVVGAWIAITGGLHLDGAMDTADGLAVGDPKRRLEVMMDSATGAFGAMSAIVIIILKTTALTEIAENHYFVLMAACGWGRWGQQMAICQYPYLKPTGKGAVHKQAIRSYLDLLPSFFLLLGLSAVVWLIYPQKLVLSVGMVLAGSVISVVTAAWFNYKLGGHTGDTYGAVVEWTEALFLCIMTSI is encoded by the coding sequence ATGGCTAATGTTTTGCGCTGGTGGCAACAGCAATTGCTAAATTTAGTTGCGGCTGTGATTTTCTATACAGCTATTCCCTTACCCTATCTGCAAAATTTGGACTTCCAGAAGGTTGCTTGTTTTGCACCGGTGATTGGGTTGATGATTGGGGGGATTTTAGGTGGATTAGATACGGGAATGAATTATTTGGGTGTCCCCGTGCTAACTCGTAATGCTTTGGTAGTAGGTGCGTGGATAGCAATTACGGGAGGGTTACATTTAGATGGTGCGATGGATACGGCTGATGGTTTAGCAGTAGGTGATCCGAAACGCAGGTTAGAGGTAATGATGGATAGTGCTACTGGTGCGTTTGGGGCAATGTCTGCTATTGTGATTATTATTTTGAAAACAACAGCTTTAACAGAGATAGCTGAAAACCATTATTTTGTATTAATGGCTGCTTGTGGGTGGGGACGTTGGGGACAACAAATGGCTATTTGTCAATACCCTTATCTGAAACCGACTGGTAAAGGTGCGGTTCATAAACAAGCGATACGTTCTTATTTAGATTTATTACCAAGCTTCTTTTTATTGCTGGGTTTGAGTGCTGTTGTTTGGTTAATTTATCCCCAAAAGTTAGTTTTATCTGTGGGGATGGTTTTAGCTGGAAGTGTGATCTCTGTTGTTACCGCAGCTTGGTTTAATTATAAGTTAGGTGGACATACAGGAGATACTTATGGCGCTGTGGTGGAGTGGACTGAAGCGTTATTTTTGTGTATAATGACCAGTATTTAG
- the psbM gene encoding photosystem II reaction center protein PsbM: MQVNDLGFVASILFVLVPAVFLIMLYIQTSKTEG, from the coding sequence ATGCAAGTTAATGATTTGGGTTTCGTAGCGAGCATTTTGTTCGTATTAGTACCCGCCGTGTTTTTAATCATGCTTTACATCCAAACCTCCAAGACTGAAGGTTAA
- a CDS encoding photosystem II reaction center protein K translates to MEAALLLAKLPEAYQIFDPLVDVLPVIPVFFLLLAFVWQAAVGFR, encoded by the coding sequence ATGGAAGCAGCACTATTACTCGCAAAATTGCCTGAAGCTTACCAAATCTTCGACCCCTTGGTAGATGTTTTACCTGTTATTCCCGTCTTCTTCTTGTTACTTGCATTTGTTTGGCAAGCAGCAGTGGGTTTTAGATAA
- a CDS encoding DUF3782 domain-containing protein: MATSEDVWQLLAELATAQKETDILLKEVSQQQKENAEQQKATDRQLKELGKQIGGLGAKFGSFTEGLALPSMETILGQQFGMEVISPSVRVSKGGQHMEIDVLAYANGELNTAYIVEVKSHAREDSITQLKSILQRFRNFFPEHKNKRLYGILASVDLSNELREKILQEGLYVARIHDQVFELDIPNNFQAQSY, encoded by the coding sequence ATGGCAACATCAGAAGATGTATGGCAACTGTTAGCAGAATTAGCTACTGCTCAAAAAGAAACTGACATACTATTGAAAGAAGTTAGTCAGCAACAGAAGGAGAATGCCGAACAACAGAAGGCAACTGACCGCCAACTCAAAGAATTAGGTAAACAAATTGGGGGACTCGGTGCAAAATTTGGCAGTTTTACCGAAGGTCTTGCCCTGCCTTCAATGGAAACTATTTTGGGACAACAATTTGGGATGGAAGTTATCAGTCCCAGTGTGCGAGTTAGTAAGGGAGGACAACACATGGAAATTGATGTTCTTGCTTATGCTAATGGTGAGTTAAATACTGCCTATATTGTTGAGGTTAAAAGTCATGCAAGGGAAGATTCTATTACTCAATTAAAAAGTATTTTACAACGGTTTCGTAACTTTTTTCCTGAACACAAAAACAAACGACTTTATGGCATATTAGCCTCTGTTGATTTGTCTAACGAATTACGCGAGAAAATTCTGCAAGAAGGGCTTTATGTGGCTCGTATTCATGATCAAGTTTTTGAGTTGGATATTCCCAATAATTTTCAGGCTCAAAGTTATTAG
- a CDS encoding 2Fe-2S iron-sulfur cluster-binding protein codes for MGNIKFVQENQEIVAADGANLRLKAVENGIDIYKFFGKMTNCGGAGQCTTCVVQITEGLENLSPRTDLETKKFKNKPDNYRLACQTLVNGPVTVITKP; via the coding sequence ATGGGAAATATCAAATTTGTTCAAGAAAATCAAGAAATAGTCGCCGCAGATGGTGCTAATCTCCGACTTAAAGCTGTAGAAAATGGCATTGATATATATAAATTTTTCGGCAAAATGACCAATTGTGGTGGTGCTGGACAATGTACTACTTGCGTTGTCCAAATCACTGAAGGATTAGAAAACCTGTCTCCGCGTACAGATTTAGAAACCAAAAAATTCAAAAACAAGCCTGATAACTACCGTCTCGCTTGTCAAACCTTAGTTAATGGACCCGTGACTGTTATCACCAAACCTTAA
- a CDS encoding DUF3782 domain-containing protein, which translates to MATTSEDVWQLLAELATAQKETDRQLKELGKQIGGLGAKFGSFTEGLALPSMETILGQQFGMEVISPSVRVSKGGQHMEIDVLAYANGELNTAYIVEAKSHAREDSITQFKSILQRFRNFFPEHKNKRLYGILASVDLSNELREKILQEGLYVARIHDQVFELDIPNNFQAQSY; encoded by the coding sequence ATGGCAACCACATCAGAAGACGTATGGCAACTGTTGGCAGAATTAGCTACTGCTCAAAAAGAAACTGACCGCCAACTCAAAGAATTAGGTAAACAAATTGGGGGACTTGGTGCAAAATTTGGCAGTTTTACAGAAGGTCTTGCCCTGCCTTCAATGGAAACTATTTTGGGACAACAATTTGGGATGGAAGTTATCAGTCCCAGTGTGCGAGTTAGTAAGGGAGGACAACACATGGAAATTGATGTTCTTGCCTATGCTAATGGTGAGTTAAATACTGCCTATATTGTTGAGGCTAAAAGTCATGCAAGGGAAGATTCTATTACTCAATTCAAAAGTATTTTACAACGGTTTCGTAACTTTTTTCCTGAACACAAAAACAAACGACTTTATGGCATATTAGCCTCTGTTGATTTGTCTAACGAATTACGCGAGAAAATTCTGCAAGAAGGGCTTTATGTGGCTCGTATTCATGATCAAGTTTTCGAGTTGGATATTCCCAATAATTTTCAGGCTCAAAGTTATTAG